One genomic window of Elaeis guineensis isolate ETL-2024a chromosome 2, EG11, whole genome shotgun sequence includes the following:
- the LOC105045721 gene encoding WD repeat-containing protein GTS1: MDADTAMEMEIGDGSSSHSSSKRLGIKNAIQTNFGDDYVFQIASSQEISTLAVSLSTNTIKFYSPATGQYFGECKGHSATINEISFSIPSSAHVISSCSSDGTVRAWDTRTFKQVSTLTAGSSQEVLSFSFGGSSGNLLAGGCNAQILFWDWRNGKQVACLEESHTGDVTQVEFIPDQQNKLISSSEDGLLCLFDTDGQIDDDNHLESVMNVETSIEKIGFFGQMNQKLWCLTRIQTLSIWDWKEGKREVNFEEARSSASDRWNLDHVDYFVDCQYSKVDDRLWVIGGTGSGTLGYFPISHEPLGEIGSPEAILEGGHAGIVRTVLPASCSHGGLAQTKGIFGWTGGEDGRLCCWLSDDSIEGNRSWISSALVMKSQKAHCRTRHHPY; this comes from the exons ATGGATGCGGATACGGCCATGGAGATGGAAATAGGGGACGGCTCCTCGTCCCACTCTTCCTCCAAGCGTCTTGGCATCAAGAACGCCATCCAAACTAATTTCGGCGACGATTACGTCTTCCAAATTGCTTCCAG CCAGGAGATCTCAACATTGGCAGTGTCCCTATCAACAAACACTATCAAATTCTACTCTCCAGCAACTGGGCAGTATTTTGGGGAGTGTAAAGGACATAGTGCAACCATCAATGAGATATCCTTTTCTATTCCATCCTCCGCACATGTTATATCTTCGTGTTCGTCTGATGGCACTGTTAGAGCATGGGATACCAGGACCTTCAAGCAG GTTTCAACATTAACGGCTGGTTCCTCCCAAGAAGTATTGAGCTTTTCTTTCGGTGGATCAAGTGGTAATCTACTTGCTGGTGGATGCAATGCTCAG ATATTATTTTGGGATTGGAGAAATGGAAAGCAGGTGGCTTGCTTGGAAGAATCCCACACGGGTGATGTGACGCAA GTAGAATTCATTCCAGATCAGCAAAATAAGCTTATTTCTTCTTCTGAGGATGGATTGTTATGCCTTTTTGATACTGATGGACAAATTGATGATGATAACCATTTGGAATCA GTGATGAATGTTGAGACTTCTATTGAGAAAATAGGATTTTTTGGGCAGATGAATCAAAAGCTTTGGTGTTTGACACGTATTCAAACATTAAG TATTTGGGACTggaaagagggaaaaagagaagTCAATTTCGAAGAAGCTCGCTCATCAGCTTCTGACAGATGGAATCtagaccat GTTGACTATTTTGTTGATTGCCAATACTCCAAAGTTGATGACCGCTTATGGGTGATTGGTGGTACGGGCTCAGGGACACTTGGTTACTTCCCCATTAGTCATGAACCACTCGGAGAGATTGGGTCCCCAGAAGCTATTCTTGAAGGTGGCCATGCAGGGATAGTAAGAACTGTATTACCTGCTTCATGCAGTCATGGCGGCCTTGCCCAGACCAAAGGTATTTTTGGATGGACTGGGGGTGAAGATGGTCGCTTATGTTGCTGGTTGTCGGATGACTCAATAGAAGGAAACCGGTCATGGATCTCCAGTGCCCTAGTTATGAAATCGCAGAAGGCACATTGTAGAACCCGACACCATCCGTATTGA
- the LOC105045729 gene encoding uncharacterized protein, whose product MPPRRGLKYLPENQSEKKIRASDHTQPRAYSDAAGRAYRAQKRTEREREKPRRPKGSQMMDGWIRSLVEAIHSSPTQAVIYLSGGASQALGWMMSVPGASNTILEVVVPYSRTSMAQLLGKIPAQFASQQTAEEMALVAYNRALKLSRPGLRVLGVGFTGSLATTHPKHGDHRFYLSTRTCDRLWTSDVTLLKGLRTREEEDKVSSHFLLKAIADACKVSATFKSELHESEMPNECEKQFDEDQELQQIIDGKLCMKIYYFSCDTQTPHSERKIILSGSFNPLHDGHLRLLEIASSICGDGLPCFEISAVNADKPPLSVAEIKTRVQQFKKAGKTVIISNQPYFYKKAELFPGSAFVIGVDTAARLIDPKYYGGDYGKMLEILLECKRTGSKFLVGGRKVDGVFKVLEDFDIPEELKDMFISIPAERFRVDLSSTEIRKSRGM is encoded by the exons ATGCCGCCCAGGCGAGGCCTTAAATATTTGCCCGAAAATCagagtgaaaaaaaaataagggcaTCTGATCACACTCAACCGCGAGCTTATTCAGACGCTGCCGGACGAGCATACAGGGCGCAGAAAAGAACAGAACGAGAGAGGGAGAAGCCAAGGAGGCCAAAGGGGAGTCAGATGATGGACGGGTGGATTCGTTCCCTCGTCGAAGCCATCCATTCCAGCCCCACACAGGCCGTTATCTACCTCTCTGGCGGAGCTTCTCAG GCGCTTGGATGGATGATGTCCGTTCCCGGAGCTTCTAACACCATTCTCGAAGTCGTCGTTCCCTACTCCAGAACCTCCATGGCTCAGTTGCTCGGCAAG ATTCCCGCACAATTCGCCAGCCAACAAACTGCTGAGGAAATGGCATTAGTAGCATACAATCGTGCATTGAAACTTTCTAGACCAG GTTTACGAGTGTTAGGTGTTGGATTTACTGGGTCTTTGGCTACCACACATCCAAAACATGGGGATCatag ATTTTACCTGTCAACACGAACTTGCGATCGCCTATGGACCTCAGATGTTACTTTATTGAAG GGTTTGCGGActcgagaagaagaagacaaggtcTCTAGTCATTTTTTACTTAAG GCAATTGCAGATGCCTGCAAAGTTTCTGCGACCTTTAAGTCGGAGTTACATGAGTCTGAGATGCCCAATGAATGTGAAAAACAATTCGACGAGGACCAGGAGTTACAACAAATTATTGATGGGAAATTATGcatgaaaatttattatttctCTTGTG ATACACAAACACCTCATTCAGAAAGGAAGATAATATTATCTGGTTCATTTAATCCTTTGCATGATGGCCATCTAAGACTTTTGGAAATTGCATCAAG TATTTGTGGTGATGGGCTTCCATGTTTTGAGATATCAGCAGTCAATGCAGACAAGCCTCCTCTGTCAGTAGCTGAAATTAAAACTCGAGTCCAACAATTTAAGAAGGCAG GGAAGACTGTTATTATTTCAAATCAgccttatttttataaaaaagcaGAACTTTTTCCCGGAAGTGCCTTTGTAATTGGCGTGGACACTGCTGCAAGGCTTATTGAT CCTAAATATTATGGTGGTGATTATGGTAAAATGCTGGAAATACTTCTTGAGTGCAAAAGAACGGGCTCCAAATTTCTTGTGGGTGGTCGAAAGGTTGATGGAGTTTTCAAG GTTCTTGAAGATTTTGATATTCCTGAAGAATTGAAGGACATGTTTATCTCCATACCAGCCGAGAGGTTCCGTGTTGATTTATCATCCACTGAGATTAGAAAAAGTAGGGGAATGTGA